From a single Okeanomitos corallinicola TIOX110 genomic region:
- a CDS encoding ABC transporter permease codes for MGIVIANIIAIYRRELQSYFVSPLAYGIAGIFWFISGLFLVMILIGPGGILPTIATYDVQGQQFGIPIPPIDVPYEFIRAFLDRISWLLLFILPILSMGLYADERKRGTLELLATSPITNWAVAVGKLLGVLTFFITMILPLLGFEALAISESNPPMSPIIPIIGHLGLILLAAAILSLGMFVSSLTDSTLLSAVLTFAVIIFLLLIDSIAKAIPGPIGQALGHLSLLKHYNTFIQGVFDTSGLILFASYIILGIFLTAQSIDALRFQRQ; via the coding sequence ATGGGTATCGTTATTGCTAATATTATTGCCATTTATCGCCGGGAATTACAAAGTTATTTTGTCTCACCTTTGGCTTATGGTATAGCTGGTATTTTTTGGTTTATCTCTGGGTTATTTCTAGTAATGATTCTCATCGGACCAGGGGGAATTTTACCGACAATTGCTACCTATGATGTCCAAGGTCAACAATTTGGAATACCTATTCCACCCATTGATGTCCCCTATGAATTTATCCGGGCATTTTTAGACCGCATTAGTTGGTTATTATTGTTTATTTTACCTATCCTTTCCATGGGACTTTATGCCGATGAACGTAAGCGGGGAACTTTGGAATTATTAGCCACATCACCTATAACTAACTGGGCTGTAGCTGTAGGTAAATTATTAGGAGTGCTAACATTTTTCATCACAATGATTTTACCATTACTGGGATTTGAAGCTCTAGCAATTAGCGAATCAAATCCTCCCATGTCCCCCATTATTCCTATAATTGGTCATTTAGGATTAATCTTACTAGCAGCAGCAATTTTATCTTTAGGAATGTTTGTTTCCTCCTTAACAGATAGTACACTTTTGTCAGCAGTTCTCACCTTTGCTGTGATTATTTTTTTGTTATTAATAGACTCTATTGCTAAAGCTATACCCGGCCCCATTGGACAAGCTTTAGGTCATCTATCTTTACTCAAACATTACAATACATTTATTCAAGGGGTTTTTGATACGAGTGGCTTAATTTTATTTGCCAGTTACATTATTTTAGGCATTTTTTTGACAGCCCAATCAATTGATGCACTACGTTTTCAAAGGCAATAG
- a CDS encoding aromatic ring-hydroxylating dioxygenase subunit alpha, which translates to MNVNYTNLNYSKKPKVFNRPERFIEGWYWVIPSKKLGVGEIKPVTILGRELVIYRGEDQQVVILDAYCPHFGAHLGEGTVEGNELRCFFHHWKFDAAGFCVEIPCLDEPVKVKTKSWPTGEKYGLVWVWTGETPQQPLPFIPELELDECVSAFGKRLIMNCHPNIFMINAIDTQHFNTVHNLLSEFNFEKQELNENAITFTNTTDESPDSFLIKLIRPFYKKSVNFSLCYWYGMTGFITIGIGILQFNIMFASRIIEAGKAEVMTVFIAKKRQSIVGKLYNILVLWLSQFVIEYFINNDAKILRSIQFKLKSPIDFDQSIIEFVNHLENQKALKWETWYIDRIRDGEMGEIEKRPKREKWNDELVND; encoded by the coding sequence ATGAACGTCAATTATACCAATTTAAACTACTCTAAAAAACCTAAAGTTTTTAATCGTCCAGAACGTTTTATTGAAGGTTGGTATTGGGTAATACCTTCTAAAAAATTGGGGGTTGGTGAAATTAAACCTGTGACAATTTTGGGTAGAGAATTAGTAATTTATCGTGGTGAAGATCAACAAGTTGTAATTCTTGATGCTTATTGTCCCCATTTTGGCGCTCATCTGGGAGAAGGTACAGTTGAAGGTAATGAATTACGCTGTTTTTTCCATCATTGGAAGTTTGATGCTGCTGGTTTTTGTGTCGAAATTCCTTGTTTGGATGAACCTGTTAAGGTAAAAACTAAAAGTTGGCCAACTGGGGAAAAATACGGTTTGGTTTGGGTTTGGACTGGTGAAACTCCTCAGCAACCTTTACCTTTTATTCCTGAGTTAGAACTGGATGAATGTGTTAGTGCTTTTGGGAAACGGTTGATCATGAATTGTCATCCTAATATTTTTATGATCAATGCTATTGATACTCAACATTTTAATACTGTCCATAATTTGTTATCAGAGTTTAATTTTGAAAAACAGGAACTAAATGAAAATGCTATTACTTTTACCAATACTACTGATGAAAGTCCTGATTCTTTTTTGATTAAACTGATTCGTCCTTTCTATAAAAAGTCTGTTAATTTCTCTCTTTGTTATTGGTATGGAATGACGGGTTTTATTACTATTGGGATAGGTATTCTACAATTTAATATTATGTTTGCATCCCGAATAATTGAAGCTGGAAAGGCAGAAGTTATGACAGTTTTTATTGCCAAAAAACGTCAGAGTATTGTGGGGAAACTATATAATATTTTGGTTTTGTGGTTGAGTCAGTTTGTGATTGAATATTTTATTAATAATGATGCTAAAATTTTACGGAGCATTCAGTTTAAGTTAAAATCTCCGATTGATTTTGATCAATCAATTATTGAATTTGTTAATCATTTGGAAAATCAAAAAGCTTTAAAATGGGAAACTTGGTATATAGATAGAATACGTGATGGGGAAATGGGAGAAATAGAAAAGCGTCCAAAACGGGAAAAATGGAACGATGAATTGGTAAATGATTAA
- a CDS encoding ABC transporter ATP-binding protein encodes MIEVEHLSKIYGSTAAISDITFSVEPGEILGFLGPNGAGKTTTMRILAGYLPATKGTAKIAGYDVHENSLAIRQKIGYLPETPPLYPEMTVEGFLHFVARIKGISAGDRRQKVEAAMQRCNLQEKRKVIIRKLSKGFRQRVGIAQAIVHDPPAIILDEPTVGLDPRQIIDVRNLIKSLAGTHTIILSTHILPEVSMTCSRVAIINRGKVVATNTPENLMTQLTGGSGYELEISGEPALAKQVLQNISGVILVESMPTSDHYRPHLRVISQPGTEPGKDIAAALIRGGFDLYEMRRVSASLEDVFLQLTTEEKQLSPETETTETETTETEGETI; translated from the coding sequence ATGATAGAAGTTGAACACCTCAGTAAAATATATGGTTCTACCGCAGCGATAAGTGATATCACCTTTAGCGTAGAACCAGGAGAAATTTTAGGTTTCTTAGGTCCCAACGGTGCGGGTAAAACCACAACAATGCGGATTTTAGCCGGTTATTTACCAGCAACCAAAGGAACGGCCAAAATAGCAGGGTATGATGTCCATGAAAATTCTCTGGCTATCCGCCAAAAAATCGGCTACTTACCGGAAACACCACCTTTATACCCCGAAATGACAGTTGAGGGATTTCTGCACTTTGTAGCCCGAATTAAAGGGATATCTGCGGGCGATCGCCGTCAAAAAGTGGAAGCAGCTATGCAACGCTGCAACCTGCAAGAAAAACGCAAGGTCATTATTCGTAAGCTTTCTAAGGGTTTTCGGCAACGAGTTGGTATAGCTCAAGCCATAGTACACGATCCCCCGGCCATTATCCTCGATGAACCCACCGTGGGACTAGACCCCAGACAAATTATTGATGTCCGCAACCTGATCAAAAGTCTAGCAGGAACACATACAATTATCCTTTCTACCCACATTCTCCCAGAAGTGAGTATGACTTGTAGCCGTGTAGCTATCATCAACCGTGGAAAAGTCGTAGCTACCAATACCCCAGAAAATTTAATGACGCAGTTAACCGGAGGTTCTGGTTATGAGTTGGAAATTTCTGGAGAACCTGCACTAGCAAAACAGGTATTACAAAATATATCTGGCGTGATTTTGGTAGAATCAATGCCTACCAGTGATCATTATCGTCCCCATCTGCGGGTAATATCCCAACCAGGAACAGAACCAGGAAAAGATATTGCTGCTGCATTAATTCGGGGAGGATTTGATTTATATGAAATGCGAAGGGTTAGCGCTAGTTTGGAAGATGTTTTTTTACAACTAACCACCGAAGAAAAACAATTATCCCCAGAAACAGAAACCACAGAAACAGAAACAACAGAAACAGAAGGAGAAACCATATAA
- a CDS encoding biotin carboxylase encodes MLLRSLKLIFLSFLIFFFTWTFTIPAQALTKLKLSDLSYQDCPPELAKGAVISSGSAAANCFIVTGKAENSTYKTVYDADIFGRIYDANNNPILQNRTRLGSIPEVPPGISDFELRISVPENQPTPLKLKQFKASGFSGKVRN; translated from the coding sequence ATGTTATTACGCTCACTAAAGCTAATTTTCCTCTCTTTTCTCATCTTTTTTTTCACCTGGACATTTACTATCCCTGCTCAAGCTTTAACAAAACTTAAACTATCTGACTTGTCATATCAAGACTGTCCCCCAGAACTAGCAAAAGGCGCTGTTATTAGTAGCGGTTCAGCAGCAGCTAATTGTTTTATTGTCACAGGTAAAGCAGAAAATAGCACTTATAAAACAGTTTATGATGCAGATATCTTTGGACGCATTTATGATGCCAACAATAACCCTATCTTACAAAATCGTACCCGCTTAGGTTCTATTCCTGAAGTTCCACCAGGTATTAGTGATTTTGAGTTAAGAATATCCGTACCGGAAAACCAGCCTACTCCTTTAAAACTCAAGCAATTTAAAGCCTCTGGGTTTAGCGGCAAAGTCCGCAATTGA
- the purU gene encoding formyltetrahydrofolate deformylase has translation MMKPTATLLISCPDKRGLVAKFANFIDANGGNIIDADQHTDFEAGLFLTRIEWLLEGFNLPKDLIGAAFNSIAQPLGAKWDLHFSDTVPRVAIWVSRQDHCLFDLIWRNKAKEFNADISLIISNHPHLQAVAAQFGIDYYHIPMTKDNKQEQEIKQLELLQEYKIDLVVLAKYMQVISADFITKFPQIINIHHSFLPAFIGANPYHRAFERGVKIIGATAHYATADLDAGPIIEQDVVRVSHRDTVEDLIRKGKDLERIVLARAVRSHLQNRVLVYGNKTVVFE, from the coding sequence ATAATGAAACCAACCGCAACCTTACTAATTTCTTGTCCTGACAAACGTGGTTTAGTGGCTAAATTTGCTAATTTTATTGATGCTAATGGTGGTAACATTATTGATGCTGATCAACATACAGATTTTGAAGCGGGTTTATTTTTAACTCGGATAGAGTGGCTGTTAGAGGGTTTTAATTTACCAAAAGATTTAATTGGGGCAGCTTTTAATTCTATTGCTCAACCTTTGGGTGCAAAATGGGACTTACATTTTTCTGATACTGTTCCCCGTGTAGCAATTTGGGTAAGTCGTCAAGATCATTGTTTATTTGATTTAATTTGGCGAAATAAGGCTAAGGAATTTAATGCAGATATATCTTTAATTATTAGTAATCATCCCCATTTACAGGCTGTAGCTGCACAATTCGGGATTGATTATTATCATATTCCTATGACTAAGGATAATAAACAGGAACAGGAAATTAAACAGTTAGAATTACTGCAAGAGTATAAAATTGATTTAGTGGTATTGGCTAAATATATGCAGGTGATCAGTGCGGATTTTATTACTAAGTTTCCGCAAATTATTAATATTCATCATTCTTTTTTACCTGCATTTATTGGTGCTAATCCTTACCATCGGGCTTTTGAAAGAGGTGTAAAAATTATTGGTGCAACTGCCCATTATGCCACTGCTGATTTAGATGCAGGGCCAATTATTGAGCAAGATGTAGTTAGGGTGAGTCATCGGGATACTGTGGAAGATTTGATTAGAAAAGGTAAAGATTTAGAGCGAATTGTGTTAGCTAGGGCAGTGCGATCGCATTTACAAAATCGGGTCTTGGTTTATGGGAATAAAACTGTGGTTTTTGAATGA
- a CDS encoding DUF4340 domain-containing protein yields MKKSTLILMLLALGLGGFVYFAEIRGANKQEEVKQTQQPIFAFSADDVQSLSIQTNESTINIERSDKAEAPKWLLKSPISANANDAIVTYLMDLLVGKGEKITSTTSNQISEFGLDKPLATIEIKLKNQQSHKLIIGKSNFSNSLLYAQIAPGNNSDENMQLFLVSNNFANAVNRELSEWQDVSNKEDENSKSEPLPGLPDAMKNNSQ; encoded by the coding sequence ATGAAAAAATCAACTTTAATTTTAATGCTTTTAGCTCTTGGCTTAGGTGGTTTTGTTTATTTTGCTGAAATTAGAGGTGCAAATAAACAGGAAGAAGTTAAACAAACTCAACAACCAATTTTTGCTTTTTCTGCTGATGATGTTCAATCTTTGTCTATTCAGACAAACGAAAGCACTATCAATATAGAAAGGAGTGATAAAGCAGAAGCACCTAAATGGTTACTTAAATCTCCTATTTCTGCAAATGCTAATGATGCCATTGTGACTTATTTAATGGATTTATTGGTAGGTAAAGGTGAGAAAATTACATCAACTACATCTAATCAAATTAGTGAGTTTGGGTTAGATAAACCTTTGGCAACTATTGAGATTAAACTCAAAAATCAACAAAGTCATAAATTGATTATTGGTAAGTCTAATTTTAGTAATAGTTTGTTATATGCTCAGATTGCTCCAGGTAATAATAGTGATGAAAATATGCAGTTATTTTTAGTTTCTAATAATTTCGCTAATGCTGTAAATCGGGAATTGTCAGAATGGCAAGACGTGAGTAACAAAGAAGATGAAAATAGTAAATCAGAGCCTTTACCTGGTTTACCTGACGCTATGAAAAATAATAGTCAATAA
- a CDS encoding heavy-metal-associated domain-containing protein — protein MTIKLTVPGMACSACANNITNAVKAVDANANVEADTKTKLVNVDTQASETAIKEALVAAGYPPA, from the coding sequence ATGACAATTAAACTTACAGTCCCAGGAATGGCTTGCTCTGCTTGTGCTAATAACATTACCAATGCGGTTAAAGCGGTAGATGCTAACGCGAATGTGGAAGCAGACACTAAAACCAAACTTGTAAATGTTGATACTCAAGCTTCAGAAACCGCAATTAAAGAAGCCTTAGTTGCTGCTGGTTATCCACCAGCGTAA
- a CDS encoding Gldg family protein, giving the protein MKKIPKKNFVKFLFLLGPFFLTVGLTVGLIADKWDLLPLIFIILGLLICIAWVSLALYQSKFWANRSTQSTTNALVATLAVLTILGLINFLGTRYQFRLDLTETQLFTLAPQSKELLRNLEKPVTVWLFTRDKNLQDQELLENYRRQNRSFKFEYIDPQTRPGLAEKFGVKDFGEVYLELDDKRQLVQTVNENERLSEVRLTSRLQQVITNNTAKVYFLQGHGELEITTAKDSISQAVQGLTDKSFAALPLNLTEQPTVPDDAAVVVVAGPKRELLAGEVTTLQDYLNRGGNLMLMIDPNTDPKIDDLLKDWGVKLDNRLAVDVSGQSLGLGPAAPSVTEYGQHPITKDFGNGISFYPLARPILIEPTPGVESTPLLRTKSYPSSWAESNQNSESLEFNEGEDLKGPLTLGVALTRKLSLPTSPTPTTPTNSPTPTNSPTPTNSPTPTNSPTPTTSPTPTTSPTPTTSPTPTTSPTPTTSPTSTEENNENKINENKTKESRLVVLGNADFAKDGLFPQQLNGDVFLNSVTWLSQQEKQPLSIRPKEPTNRRIIMSTAKANILSISTLLILPFLGFATGAIIWWKRR; this is encoded by the coding sequence ATGAAAAAAATACCTAAAAAAAATTTCGTTAAATTTCTCTTTTTGCTTGGCCCATTCTTTTTAACTGTTGGTTTAACAGTTGGTTTAATTGCAGATAAATGGGATTTATTACCTTTAATATTTATCATCCTTGGGTTGTTAATCTGTATTGCTTGGGTAAGTTTGGCACTTTATCAAAGTAAATTTTGGGCTAACCGTTCTACCCAATCTACTACTAATGCTTTAGTAGCAACTTTGGCAGTTTTAACTATTTTAGGGTTAATCAATTTTTTAGGTACACGCTATCAATTCCGATTAGATTTAACAGAAACTCAATTATTTACCCTGGCACCTCAATCAAAGGAATTACTACGTAATTTAGAAAAACCTGTAACAGTTTGGTTATTTACTAGAGATAAAAATCTGCAAGACCAAGAATTATTAGAAAATTATCGTCGTCAAAATCGAAGTTTTAAATTTGAATATATTGACCCCCAAACTAGACCGGGTTTAGCTGAAAAATTCGGGGTTAAAGATTTTGGTGAAGTTTATTTAGAGTTGGATGATAAACGTCAATTAGTCCAAACTGTAAATGAAAATGAACGTCTATCCGAGGTAAGATTAACCAGCAGATTACAACAAGTTATTACTAATAATACTGCTAAAGTCTATTTTCTCCAAGGTCACGGAGAGTTAGAAATAACAACGGCTAAAGACTCTATTTCTCAAGCAGTACAAGGATTAACAGATAAAAGTTTTGCGGCATTACCTCTGAATTTAACAGAACAACCTACAGTTCCTGATGATGCTGCTGTTGTTGTTGTTGCTGGACCAAAACGAGAGTTATTAGCAGGTGAAGTTACCACTTTACAGGATTATCTAAATCGTGGTGGTAATTTAATGTTAATGATTGACCCAAATACTGATCCTAAAATTGATGATTTGCTCAAAGATTGGGGTGTAAAATTAGATAATCGTTTAGCGGTTGATGTCTCTGGACAAAGTTTAGGTCTTGGGCCTGCTGCACCTTCTGTCACAGAATATGGACAACATCCTATTACTAAAGATTTTGGTAATGGTATTTCTTTTTATCCTTTAGCTCGTCCTATTTTAATTGAACCTACTCCTGGTGTTGAATCTACTCCTTTATTAAGAACTAAATCCTATCCTAGTAGTTGGGCAGAAAGCAATCAAAATAGTGAAAGTTTGGAATTTAATGAAGGTGAAGATTTAAAAGGTCCTCTAACTTTAGGTGTCGCATTAACAAGAAAGCTATCTTTACCAACTTCACCAACTCCGACAACTCCCACAAATTCCCCAACTCCCACAAATTCCCCAACTCCCACAAATTCCCCAACTCCCACAAATTCCCCAACTCCGACAACTTCACCAACTCCCACAACTTCACCAACTCCCACAACTTCACCAACTCCCACAACTTCACCAACTCCGACAACTTCACCAACATCAACTGAAGAAAATAATGAGAATAAAATTAATGAGAATAAAACTAAAGAATCTCGGTTAGTAGTGTTAGGAAATGCTGATTTTGCTAAAGATGGTTTATTTCCACAACAATTAAATGGAGATGTATTTCTGAATTCAGTAACTTGGTTGAGTCAACAAGAAAAACAACCTCTTTCTATTCGTCCTAAAGAACCAACAAATCGCCGTATTATTATGTCTACTGCCAAGGCAAATATTTTAAGTATTTCTACTTTGTTAATTTTACCTTTTCTGGGTTTTGCAACAGGGGCAATTATTTGGTGGAAACGAAGATAA
- a CDS encoding CBS domain-containing protein: MQSVYTVESPSIEQAIEYSPLMVSPDTLLIDVIVMMNLGGGRAVKSGDNFDFSSCILVVDQTSLIGIFTLRDLVKLTGLGINLSQVKVSEVMTKPVISINLTKTKNALAALSVMCKYQIHHLPVVDKQGELVGLITQDKIRQIIEPSHLLKLRSVKEVMVTDVIHVLPNTSVLKLSQIMSDRHIGCVVIVEPQEKLLMPVGIFTEKDIIKAQLQRINVAETQVQTMMSKPVFSIRVNESLWQVNQLMKELGVRRLVVVGEQGEMQGLVTQTNLLEVIDPGEVIKVIQALEVKVEEQTEQLRKSKLQLEKEVVQRRSVEKSLLEAREKLELEVDKRTSELVQANLRLQKEIEENKKAQQKIREQAALIDFSTDAIFVRDLENHILFWSNGAEKLYGWTAEESVGKQAHKIFYRESLSQLEAGIKITLETGSWQGELQQITKTGQEIIVASRWTLVKDNFGQPESILVVNTDITEKKQLETQFYRAQRLESIGTLASGIAHDLNNVFAPMMMIAQLLPLRCKNADSRTREMFKILENSCQRGSNLVKQILTFASGKEGKNILFQPGVLLKEFVTVIQETFPKSITISTSIHSDDLWILEADPTQLEQILMNLAVNARDAMLNGGVLTINARNCIISDAYSRRNVDAHAGDYVAFTIADTGTGIPAHILDRIFDPFFTTKNTGEGTGLGLSTVLGIVKNHGGFVEVLSQVGKGTKFEVFLPRVEGKINHKTIEGELPRGNGNLILVIDDEAVIRQTTQETLEKYGYQTLVAKDGREAIAIYAQHHQEIEAVLLDMVMPNIDGLTTIGILKNYNSQVKVIATSGLPWQEKAIAAGAIKFISKPYSVTDLLTTVFDILGNW; this comes from the coding sequence ATGCAATCAGTTTATACTGTAGAATCGCCTAGTATAGAACAGGCAATTGAATATTCTCCTTTAATGGTTTCACCAGATACTCTATTGATTGATGTCATAGTGATGATGAATTTAGGGGGAGGTAGAGCAGTAAAATCTGGGGATAATTTTGATTTTAGTAGTTGTATTTTAGTAGTTGATCAAACTAGCTTAATAGGTATATTCACTTTAAGAGATTTAGTAAAATTAACTGGGTTAGGAATAAATTTATCTCAAGTAAAAGTTTCTGAAGTGATGACAAAACCAGTTATTAGTATAAATTTAACTAAAACAAAAAATGCCCTGGCTGCTTTGTCTGTGATGTGCAAATATCAAATTCATCATTTGCCTGTGGTAGATAAACAAGGGGAATTAGTAGGTTTAATTACTCAAGATAAAATTCGCCAGATTATTGAACCATCTCACCTGTTAAAATTGCGGTCTGTCAAAGAAGTAATGGTGACAGATGTGATTCATGTTTTACCTAATACATCTGTGTTGAAATTATCCCAAATAATGAGCGATCGCCATATTGGTTGTGTGGTAATTGTTGAACCCCAAGAAAAACTATTAATGCCGGTGGGGATATTTACTGAAAAAGATATTATTAAAGCTCAGTTACAGAGAATAAATGTAGCCGAAACCCAGGTACAAACTATGATGAGTAAACCTGTTTTTAGCATTCGTGTAAATGAATCTTTATGGCAAGTTAACCAGTTGATGAAAGAACTGGGAGTGAGACGGTTAGTGGTAGTTGGTGAACAAGGAGAAATGCAAGGACTGGTGACACAAACTAATCTTTTAGAAGTAATTGATCCAGGGGAAGTAATTAAAGTTATTCAAGCCTTAGAAGTAAAGGTTGAGGAACAAACGGAACAACTTAGGAAAAGTAAACTCCAGTTAGAAAAAGAAGTAGTACAACGTCGTTCGGTTGAAAAATCATTACTTGAGGCGCGGGAAAAATTAGAATTAGAGGTAGACAAACGTACTTCTGAATTAGTACAAGCAAATCTACGGCTACAGAAAGAAATAGAAGAAAATAAAAAAGCACAACAGAAAATCCGTGAACAAGCTGCTTTAATTGATTTTTCTACTGATGCCATCTTTGTGAGGGATTTAGAAAATCATATTCTTTTCTGGAGTAACGGTGCGGAAAAATTATATGGTTGGACTGCGGAGGAAAGTGTGGGTAAACAAGCACATAAAATATTCTACCGAGAGTCATTATCTCAACTTGAAGCAGGAATAAAAATTACTTTAGAAACTGGTTCTTGGCAAGGTGAGTTACAACAAATTACTAAAACTGGGCAAGAAATTATTGTTGCTAGTCGTTGGACATTAGTCAAGGATAACTTTGGTCAACCAGAATCTATTTTAGTAGTCAATACTGATATTACCGAGAAAAAGCAACTGGAAACCCAATTTTATCGCGCTCAACGTTTGGAAAGTATAGGTACTTTAGCTAGTGGTATTGCCCATGATCTCAATAATGTTTTTGCACCGATGATGATGATTGCTCAATTGTTACCTTTAAGGTGCAAAAATGCAGATAGTCGGACTCGAGAAATGTTTAAAATTTTAGAAAATAGTTGTCAGCGTGGGTCAAATTTAGTCAAACAAATTCTCACCTTTGCTAGTGGTAAAGAAGGTAAAAATATTCTGTTTCAACCTGGAGTTTTACTCAAAGAATTCGTAACAGTGATTCAAGAAACTTTTCCTAAATCTATTACAATTTCCACCTCTATTCATAGTGATGATTTGTGGATTTTGGAGGCTGATCCGACTCAATTAGAACAGATATTAATGAATTTGGCTGTGAATGCTCGTGATGCTATGCTTAATGGTGGTGTGCTAACAATTAACGCCAGAAATTGTATAATTAGTGATGCCTATAGTAGAAGAAATGTTGATGCTCATGCAGGTGATTATGTTGCTTTTACTATTGCAGATACAGGAACGGGAATTCCTGCACATATTTTAGACCGGATTTTTGATCCTTTTTTTACTACTAAAAATACTGGTGAAGGTACAGGTTTAGGATTATCTACGGTTTTAGGTATTGTTAAAAATCATGGTGGTTTTGTAGAGGTATTGAGTCAAGTCGGTAAAGGCACAAAATTTGAAGTTTTTTTACCCAGGGTAGAGGGAAAAATCAATCACAAAACTATAGAAGGAGAATTACCTAGAGGTAATGGTAATTTGATTTTAGTGATAGATGATGAAGCGGTAATAAGACAAACTACCCAAGAGACTTTAGAAAAGTACGGTTATCAAACTCTAGTAGCTAAGGATGGGAGGGAGGCGATCGCTATTTATGCTCAACATCACCAGGAAATTGAGGCGGTTTTGTTAGATATGGTGATGCCTAATATAGATGGTTTAACTACGATTGGAATACTCAAAAATTATAATTCTCAGGTAAAAGTTATTGCTACAAGTGGTTTACCTTGGCAAGAAAAAGCCATCGCCGCTGGGGCCATAAAGTTTATTTCTAAACCCTACTCTGTGACTGATTTATTGACTACTGTCTTTGATATTTTAGGTAATTGGTAA
- a CDS encoding cation transporter gives MNNLTLKINGMSCASCTNNVEQSILSVPGIVECNAK, from the coding sequence ATGAATAATCTGACTCTGAAAATAAACGGAATGAGTTGCGCTTCTTGCACTAATAATGTAGAACAGTCTATACTTTCTGTTCCTGGTATTGTTGAATGTAATGCTAAATAA